In the Drosophila takahashii strain IR98-3 E-12201 chromosome 3R, DtakHiC1v2, whole genome shotgun sequence genome, one interval contains:
- the betaTub85D gene encoding tubulin beta-2 chain, translating into MREIVHIQAGQCGNQIGGKFWEVISDEHCIDATGTYYGDSDLQLERINVYYNEATGAKYVPRAILVDLEPGTMDSVRSGAFGQIFRPDNFVFGQSGAGNNWAKGHYTEGAELVDSVLDVVRKESEGCDCLQGFQLTHSLGGGTGSGMGTLLISKIREEYPDRIMNTFSVVPSPKVSDTVVEPYNATLSVHQLVENTDETYCIDNEALYDICFRTLKLTTPTYGDLNHLVSATMSGVTTCLRFPGQLNADLRKLAVNMVPFPRLHFFMPGFAPLTSRGSQQYRALTVPELTQQMFDAKNMMAACDPRHGRYLTVAAIFRGRMSMKEVDEQMLNIQNKNSSFFVEWIPNNCKTAVCDIPPRGLKMSATFIGNSTAIQELFKRVSEQFTAMFRRKAFLHWYTGEGMDEMEFTEAESNMNDLVSEYQQYQEATADEEGEFDEDEEGGGDE; encoded by the exons ATGCGTGAAATCGTGCACATTCAGGCCGGTCAGTGCGGTAACCAGATCGGTGGTAAATTCTGGGAGGTTATCTCAGATGAGCATTGCATAGATGCGACCGGAACGTATTACGGCGACAGTGACTTGCAGTTGGAGCGCATCAATGTGTACTACAATGAAGCCACCGGTGCGAAATATGTTCCAAGGGCCATCCTGGTGGACCTCGAACCCGGCACCATGGATTCGGTGCGTTCCGGCGCCTTTGGCCAGATCTTCCGACCGGACAACTTTGTCTTCGGTCAGTCGGGAGCCGGTAACAACTGGGCCAAGGGTCACTACACGGAGGGCGCCGAGCTGGTGGACTCTGTCCTGGATGTGGTGCGAAAGGAGTCGGAAGGCTGTGATTGCCTGCAG GGTTTCCAGCTGACCCACTCGCTGGGTGGCGGCACCGGCTCCGGAATGGGAACCCTGCTGATTTCCAAAATCCGCGAGGAGTACCCCGACCGCATCATGAACACCTTCTCGGTGGTGCCCTCGCCCAAGGTGTCGGATACCGTGGTGGAGCCCTACAACGCCACCCTGAGTGTCCACCAGTTGGTGGAGAACACCGATGAGACGTACTGCATCGACAACGAGGCGTTGTACGACATCTGCTTCCGCACCCTGAAGCTGACCACGCCCACCTATGGTGACCTGAACCACCTGGTTTCGGCCACCATGTCGGGGGTCACGACCTGCCTGCGATTCCCGGGCCAGCTGAACGCCGATCTGCGCAAGCTGGCGGTGAACATGGTGCCCTTCCCGCGGCTGCACTTCTTCATGCCCGGCTTCGCGCCCCTCACCTCCCGCGGATCCCAGCAGTACCGGGCCCTGACAGTTCCCGAGTTGACCCAGCAGATGTTCGATGCCAAGAACATGATGGCCGCCTGCGATCCGCGTCATGGTCGCTACCTGACCGTCGCCGCCATCTTCCGGGGTCGCATGTCCATGAAGGAGGTGGACGAGCAGATGCTGAATATCCAGAACAAGAACAGCAGCTTCTTTGTCGAGTGGATCCCGAATAATTGCAAGACGGCGGTGTGCGATATTCCTCCGAGGGGTCTCAAGATGTCGGCCACCTTCATCGGCAACTCGACGGCCATTCAGGAGCTCTTCAAGCGAGTTTCGGAACAGTTTACCGCGATGTTCAGGCGGAAGGCCTTCTTGCATTGGTACACCGGCGAGGGAATGGACGAGATGGAGTTCACGGAGGCCGAGAGCAACATGAACGACCTGGTTTCCGAGTACCAGCAGTACCAGGAGGCCACCGCCGACGAGGAGGGCGAGTTCGACGAGGACGAAGAGGGTGGCGGCGATGAGTAA
- the LOC108066787 gene encoding uncharacterized protein — MHPSSTPVTSRCGFLRSRKRINPHPISQLITLPKAEKGEKLSKVDLENASSNPEDINHSMDPDTSPKLKSQDIGKRCEGTAAAVAAGNT; from the exons ATGCATCCGTCCAGTACTCCGGTTACCTCACGCTGTGGCTTTCTGCGCAGTCGCAAGCGCATTAATCCGCATCCCATATCGCAACTTATTACGCTGCCAAAGGCAGAAAAAGGAGAAAAGCTTTCCAAGGTTGATTTAGAGAACGCCAGCTCGAATCCCGAGGATATCAACCACTCAATGGATCCTGACACCTCGCCAAAATTGAAATCCCAGGACATCGGAAAAAG GTGTGaaggaacagcagcagcagtggcagcAGGAAATACTTAA